From Verrucomicrobiota bacterium JB022, one genomic window encodes:
- a CDS encoding single-stranded DNA-binding protein, producing MSEHPVTAEVLQAARDLRQTVDSLHFAAPVAWVYNPLSYAWAGYEAYVRKFVTGTRRTVFLGMNPGPFGMTQTGVPFGEIEAVKSWMGIEVPIGQPERTHPKRPVQGFDCHRSEVSGRRLWRELFAVKYPQAEDFFDQHFVLNFCPLVFMTETGANYTPDKLKAAERAELDIACQDHLIRCLTALKPEFIVGVGAYARKQIDQVVGLLPLEKLPTVGQIIHPAPASPIANREWPERPKQELLNLGVW from the coding sequence ATGAGCGAACACCCCGTAACCGCCGAGGTGCTGCAGGCCGCGCGCGACCTCCGCCAGACCGTCGATTCCCTCCACTTTGCCGCCCCGGTGGCCTGGGTCTACAACCCGCTGAGCTACGCCTGGGCGGGTTACGAGGCCTACGTGCGCAAATTTGTGACGGGCACCCGGCGCACGGTCTTCCTCGGCATGAATCCGGGGCCGTTTGGCATGACGCAGACGGGCGTGCCCTTTGGCGAGATCGAGGCGGTGAAGAGCTGGATGGGCATCGAGGTGCCCATCGGCCAGCCCGAGCGCACACACCCGAAGCGCCCGGTGCAGGGCTTCGACTGCCACCGCAGCGAGGTGAGCGGCCGTCGGCTGTGGCGCGAGCTGTTTGCGGTCAAATACCCGCAAGCGGAGGACTTCTTCGACCAGCATTTCGTGCTCAACTTTTGCCCGCTCGTCTTCATGACCGAAACGGGCGCCAATTACACGCCGGACAAGCTGAAGGCTGCCGAACGGGCCGAGCTGGATATCGCGTGTCAGGACCACCTCATCCGCTGCCTCACCGCGCTCAAGCCGGAGTTCATCGTGGGCGTGGGGGCCTATGCGCGCAAGCAGATCGACCAGGTGGTGGGCTTGCTGCCGCTGGAAAAGCTGCCCACGGTGGGCCAGATCATCCACCCGGCCCCCGCCAGCCCCATCGCCAACCGCGAATGGCCCGAACGGCCGAAACAGGAATTGTTAAACTTGGGCGTCTGGTAG
- a CDS encoding FtsW/RodA/SpoVE family cell cycle protein gives MGAVRRLDSEHLLDTTRQWIRASSKLRFDWVAPVCMLLLSLIGVAFIYSAHAFTVTDFWLKQLVWIGLGGALYTAVALIDYRFYLQNAIWFYLAGLFLLLLIFTPLGLTREGATRWLNFVVLAYQPSEAAKVCTLIMVSSVLATTRIGKITDSVRVLLIVFGLAALPMFLIFLQPDLGSCLIIPPMVLALLYVSKLSIRFFLIGFAIVVLMASVLSFDLYHYAKALKESGLSAQDFRGQYQSESLMPLRDYQRERIMTFAYPQIVDPTGTGAAWNAIQAESAVGSGGLTGRGYSNGQQARLGYLPRTVAHNDFIFAVFAEEQGFLGGMLMVGLFGVLIGNGVRVAGQARDRFGMLLCVGVSVIFLIHVFVNIGMTIGLTPITGLPLPFVSYGGSFILSCCILQGIVQSVYRHRRAFE, from the coding sequence ATGGGTGCCGTTCGTCGCCTGGACAGTGAACATCTCCTGGATACGACCAGACAGTGGATCCGCGCTTCGTCGAAGCTGCGTTTCGACTGGGTTGCGCCTGTGTGCATGCTGCTGCTCAGCCTGATCGGCGTCGCCTTTATCTACTCGGCCCACGCCTTCACCGTTACGGATTTCTGGCTCAAGCAACTGGTCTGGATCGGGCTTGGCGGGGCGTTGTATACGGCTGTCGCGCTGATCGACTACCGCTTCTACCTGCAGAACGCCATCTGGTTCTACCTGGCGGGTCTGTTTCTGCTCCTGCTCATCTTTACTCCGCTGGGCTTGACGCGGGAGGGGGCGACGCGGTGGCTCAACTTCGTGGTGCTGGCCTACCAGCCCTCGGAGGCAGCCAAGGTGTGCACGCTCATTATGGTGTCGTCGGTCCTGGCCACCACGCGGATCGGCAAGATCACGGACTCGGTGCGTGTGCTGTTGATAGTCTTTGGCTTGGCTGCATTGCCAATGTTCTTGATTTTTCTGCAGCCCGACCTAGGTTCGTGCCTGATTATTCCGCCAATGGTTTTGGCTTTGCTGTATGTGTCGAAGCTGTCGATACGCTTCTTTCTGATTGGATTCGCCATTGTTGTCTTGATGGCGAGCGTCCTGAGCTTCGACCTTTACCACTACGCCAAGGCGCTCAAGGAGAGCGGCCTCTCGGCCCAGGACTTCCGTGGGCAATACCAGTCGGAATCGCTGATGCCGCTGCGCGACTACCAGCGCGAGCGGATCATGACTTTCGCCTACCCGCAGATTGTCGACCCCACCGGCACCGGGGCGGCGTGGAATGCCATCCAGGCCGAGTCGGCCGTCGGTTCGGGTGGGCTTACGGGCCGGGGCTACAGTAACGGGCAGCAGGCCCGTCTGGGCTACCTGCCGCGCACGGTAGCGCACAACGATTTTATCTTCGCCGTCTTCGCCGAGGAACAAGGATTTCTGGGCGGAATGCTGATGGTTGGTTTGTTTGGTGTCCTGATCGGCAACGGCGTCCGTGTCGCCGGCCAGGCCCGTGACCGTTTCGGCATGCTCCTCTGTGTGGGCGTGTCCGTGATCTTTCTGATTCACGTTTTTGTGAACATTGGAATGACGATTGGTCTCACTCCAATTACCGGCCTTCCGTTGCCCTTTGTCAGTTACGGAGGCTCCTTCATTTTAAGCTGCTGCATCCTGCAGGGGATCGTCCAAAGTGTTTACCGCCATCGCCGAGCATTCGAATGA
- a CDS encoding Rne/Rng family ribonuclease — MPSTDLSPEQEAELKHPPVEAAATNVDPEKIKQEAGERSKQRPVMQKLAQKLKNEKEPYREIIINSEPLEKRVAVLNDGILEKFDLERVDEDRLVGAIFKGKIQNLEAGLKAAFVDIGMPKNAFLHYWDIIPQAEPNGDVEVVRDTRTAAQKAKKPSLKEIPKLFPIGSEIVVQITKSTIGSKGPRTTTNLAIPGRYLVLMPYGGQVGISKKIEDEGERKRLKDILRKLSIPEGMGVIIRTAGEGKRWTYFVRDFTILLNEWRQIQARIDQARQPTCVYKEPDLIERTVRDFLTENVDRVLVDNQEDAARVTELVSQISPRSKGKIACFKENIPIFERFNIERQIEQTFQRKVPLPSGGEIVIEETEALVAIDVNTGSHKQKGDQNGFILQVNLEAAAEMARQIRLRNIGGLIICDFIDMKNPKDRRAVYKVMKDEMAKDKAKCQILPISSLGIMQMTRQRHKESVSSGLYHACPYCSGRGTVKSPRTMSVEIQRRLISVIRRLKAQIESRKEPYWLRVFCHPHALESLRQEDEKVLVEMEDTYGVKLSFRADPAYHVENFKIVDAMTGQELR, encoded by the coding sequence ATGCCCTCGACAGACCTTTCCCCCGAGCAGGAAGCTGAACTGAAGCATCCCCCGGTCGAGGCCGCCGCCACCAACGTCGATCCCGAGAAAATCAAGCAGGAAGCCGGCGAGCGCAGCAAACAGCGCCCGGTGATGCAGAAGCTCGCCCAAAAGCTCAAGAACGAGAAAGAGCCCTACCGCGAGATCATCATCAATTCCGAGCCGCTCGAAAAGCGCGTGGCCGTGCTCAACGACGGCATTCTCGAAAAGTTCGACCTCGAACGGGTGGACGAAGACCGCCTCGTCGGCGCCATCTTCAAAGGCAAGATCCAGAACCTCGAAGCCGGCCTCAAGGCAGCCTTCGTCGACATCGGGATGCCCAAGAACGCCTTCCTCCACTACTGGGACATTATCCCCCAGGCTGAGCCCAACGGCGACGTCGAAGTCGTGCGCGACACCCGCACCGCCGCCCAAAAGGCCAAGAAGCCCAGCCTCAAGGAGATCCCCAAGCTCTTCCCCATCGGCAGCGAAATCGTGGTCCAGATCACGAAGAGCACCATCGGCAGCAAGGGCCCCCGCACCACGACCAACCTCGCCATCCCGGGCCGCTACCTCGTGCTCATGCCCTACGGCGGCCAGGTCGGCATCTCCAAGAAGATCGAGGACGAGGGCGAGCGCAAACGCCTCAAGGACATCCTGCGCAAGCTCTCCATCCCCGAAGGCATGGGCGTGATCATCCGCACCGCCGGCGAAGGCAAACGCTGGACCTACTTCGTGCGCGACTTCACCATCCTGCTCAACGAGTGGCGCCAGATCCAGGCCCGCATCGACCAGGCCCGCCAGCCCACCTGCGTCTACAAGGAGCCCGATCTGATCGAGCGCACCGTGCGCGACTTCCTGACCGAAAACGTCGACCGCGTGCTCGTCGACAACCAGGAAGACGCCGCCCGCGTGACCGAGCTCGTCAGCCAGATCTCCCCCCGCAGCAAAGGCAAGATCGCCTGCTTCAAGGAGAACATCCCGATCTTCGAGCGCTTCAACATCGAGCGCCAGATCGAGCAGACCTTCCAACGCAAGGTGCCCCTGCCCAGTGGCGGCGAAATCGTGATCGAAGAGACTGAGGCGCTCGTCGCCATCGACGTCAACACGGGCTCGCACAAGCAAAAGGGCGACCAGAACGGCTTCATCCTGCAGGTGAACCTCGAAGCGGCGGCCGAAATGGCCCGCCAGATCCGCCTCCGCAACATCGGCGGCCTCATCATCTGCGACTTCATCGACATGAAGAACCCCAAGGACCGCCGCGCGGTCTACAAGGTGATGAAGGACGAGATGGCCAAGGACAAAGCCAAATGCCAGATCCTGCCCATCTCCTCGCTCGGCATCATGCAGATGACCCGCCAGCGCCACAAGGAGTCCGTCTCCAGTGGCCTCTACCACGCCTGCCCCTATTGCAGCGGGCGCGGCACGGTCAAGAGCCCCCGCACGATGAGCGTTGAGATCCAGCGCCGCCTCATCAGCGTCATCCGCCGCCTCAAGGCCCAGATCGAGTCCCGCAAGGAGCCCTACTGGCTGCGCGTCTTCTGCCACCCGCACGCCCTCGAAAGCCTGCGCCAGGAAGACGAAAAGGTGCTGGTGGAGATGGAAGACACCTACGGCGTCAAACTCTCCTTCCGCGCCGACCCGGCCTACCACGTCGAGAACTTCAAGATCGTCGACGCCATGACCGGTCAGGAGCTGCGCTAG